One Caretta caretta isolate rCarCar2 chromosome 8, rCarCar1.hap1, whole genome shotgun sequence DNA window includes the following coding sequences:
- the PRELID1 gene encoding PRELI domain-containing protein 1, mitochondrial: MGKHCASLGVLRGPWDQVFAAFWQRYPNPYSKHVLTEDIVHREVTADQKLLSRRLLTKTNRMPRWAERFFPANVAHSVYILEDSIVDPQNRTMTTYTWNINHARLMVVEERCVYCVNPENSSWTEVKREAWVSSSLFGVSRAIQEFGLARFKSNVTKSTRGFEYVLAKMQGEAPSKTLVETAKEATEKAKETALAATEKAKDLASKAATKKKQQYV; the protein is encoded by the exons ATGGGGAAGCACTGCGCGAGCCTGGGCGTCCTCCGCGGGCCCTGGGACCAAGTGTTCGCCGCCTTCTGGCAGCGCTACCCGAACCCCTACAG CAAACATGTCCTGACAGAAGACATTGTGCACCGGGAGGTGACAGCGGACCAGAAGCTGCTCTCCAGGCGGCTCCTGACCAAGACCAACAGGATGCCGCGGTGGGCAGAGCGCTTCTTTCCTGCTAACGTCGCCCACTCTGTGTACATCCTGGAAGATTCCATTGTGGACCCGCAGAACCGAACCATGACCACGTACACCTGGAACATTAATCATGCACGTCTTATG GTGGTGGAGGAGCGCTGTGTTTACTGTGTGAACCCAGAGAACAGCAGCTGGACTGAAGTCAAACGGGAAGCATGGGTCTCCTCCAGTCTGTTTGGCGTCTCCCGAGCCATCCAG GAGTTTGGCCTGGCCAGGTTCAAGAGCAACGTGACCAAGAGCACCAGGGGTTTTGAATACGTGTTAGCTAAAATGCAAG GAGAAGCTCCCTCCAAGACGTTGGTGGAGACGGCGAAGGAGGCCACTGAGAAGGCCAAGGAGACAGCCTTAGCAGCCACAGAGAAAGCCAAGGACCTGGCCAGCAAGGCTGCCACCAAGAAGAAGCAGCAGTATGTGTGA